A genome region from Nocardia sp. NBC_01730 includes the following:
- a CDS encoding sensor histidine kinase, with translation MNARASLSRRVSAVPLRVGLVIVLLLLTAAALFASGTAVTSALSRSLTQRTDEQLYDSARSWAEPRPMKQVTTQDGRVQWVPADLPAAPVQPRSPGEQPRRFFELRKGADGQVYLEVPGSNGSADTPDLGDQRAVTPVTVGSTGDSSVRWRVLTTTNKYGSTTIGLPLTDNQETVSRLIYIEIGTGATALLALGAIGYLVIRRSLRPLREVEETAAAIAGGDLHRRVPVRGVDTEVDHLARSLNEMLAQIQHGVAATEASEEAARRSEARMRRFVADASHELRTPLTTIRGFAELYRQGASTDARMVVGRIEAEAERMGLLVEDLLLLARLDEKRPLAREPVDLLALTGDAVHSAQAMAARQKTTPTAPDRPITLMIGDGEGTMDVIGDEARLRQVLANLLGNALTHTPPEAPITVRLSPLPDRVLIDVIDSGPGLSPEAAARVFERFYRTDTSRTRASGGSGLGLSIVQALVAAHGGRVSVHTEPGRGATFTVVLPREPEAASGNRAQPAGRQRSRGSHGTAGRVT, from the coding sequence GTGAACGCGCGAGCGAGTCTGTCGCGGCGGGTGTCGGCGGTCCCGCTGCGGGTGGGGCTGGTCATCGTCCTGTTGCTGCTGACGGCGGCGGCGTTGTTCGCGTCGGGGACCGCGGTGACCTCGGCGCTGAGCCGGTCGCTGACCCAACGCACCGACGAGCAGCTCTACGACTCGGCCCGGTCGTGGGCGGAACCACGCCCGATGAAGCAGGTGACCACCCAAGACGGTCGCGTGCAATGGGTTCCGGCCGACCTGCCCGCCGCGCCTGTGCAGCCCCGATCGCCGGGCGAACAGCCGCGCCGGTTCTTCGAGTTACGCAAGGGCGCCGACGGACAGGTGTACCTGGAAGTGCCCGGCAGCAACGGTTCGGCCGACACACCGGATCTCGGCGACCAGCGGGCCGTCACCCCGGTGACGGTCGGGTCCACGGGCGACTCGTCGGTGCGCTGGCGGGTGCTCACCACCACCAACAAGTACGGTTCGACCACCATCGGCCTGCCGCTGACCGACAACCAGGAGACGGTTTCGAGGCTGATCTATATCGAGATCGGCACCGGCGCGACGGCTCTGCTCGCGCTGGGTGCCATCGGGTACCTCGTCATCCGGCGCAGCCTGCGGCCGTTACGCGAGGTGGAGGAGACCGCGGCGGCGATCGCGGGCGGCGACCTGCACCGGCGAGTTCCGGTGCGCGGAGTCGACACCGAGGTCGATCATCTGGCCAGGTCGTTGAACGAGATGCTCGCGCAGATCCAGCACGGTGTGGCCGCGACCGAGGCGTCCGAGGAGGCTGCCAGACGCTCGGAGGCACGGATGCGCCGCTTCGTCGCCGACGCCAGTCACGAATTACGCACGCCACTCACCACGATTCGCGGTTTCGCCGAGCTGTATCGGCAGGGCGCCAGCACCGACGCGCGAATGGTGGTCGGCCGGATCGAGGCGGAGGCCGAGCGGATGGGCCTGCTCGTCGAGGATCTGCTGCTGCTGGCCCGGCTGGACGAGAAGCGCCCGCTGGCGCGCGAACCTGTCGATCTGCTCGCCCTCACCGGGGACGCCGTGCACAGCGCGCAAGCCATGGCCGCCCGCCAGAAGACGACGCCCACCGCGCCGGACCGGCCGATCACGCTGATGATCGGCGACGGCGAAGGAACCATGGACGTGATCGGCGACGAGGCCCGCCTCCGCCAGGTGCTGGCCAACCTGCTCGGCAACGCACTCACCCACACCCCGCCGGAGGCACCGATCACAGTGCGGCTCAGCCCACTTCCCGACCGCGTCCTCATCGACGTGATCGACTCCGGTCCCGGCCTGTCCCCCGAAGCAGCCGCACGAGTCTTCGAACGCTTCTACCGCACCGACACGTCACGTACCCGTGCCAGCGGCGGCAGCGGCCTCGGTTTGTCCATCGTGCAGGCGCTCGTCGCCGCCCACGGCGGGCGGGTGTCGGTGCACACCGAACCGGGCCGCGGCGCG